From the Carya illinoinensis cultivar Pawnee chromosome 4, C.illinoinensisPawnee_v1, whole genome shotgun sequence genome, one window contains:
- the LOC122308285 gene encoding uncharacterized protein LOC122308285 isoform X2 — translation MVASSLSILSSTSSFPSHSSAHPSSASTSTRLRPFFTSKRSLNLSEPLNFAIPRASLKQSIEDGSTEQFLQNNSIADFMRFKRGVDGGCAELQTAVVRYRKRFPWSLLRPFLQVDLVSTIHIADKEYFATLQKELEPYDCILYEMVASREILENRRNLTPERRDKGSRSRGFNILGCIQRQMARVLMLDFQLDCLDYQAENWYHADLDYETFKLLQLEKGENFFTFARDMTLKSTKALVQPASIPGDLDPWRSKLLWASRVLPMPLVGLLIIGSVCDVGNQASEFPELEALSRLDFGAAMKVFLAKRLTSDRCSKRHTPHPCVAKPAIQPSDLPKQTSTSLPLLQLPLPFTCVLKSKEHPQTKQGNPNQQQIESTQNTEF, via the exons ATGGTCGCAAGCTCTTTGTCAATCCTCTCTTCCACATCTTCATTTCCATCTCATTCCAGCGCGCATCCATCTTCCGCTTCCACTTCCACTAGGCTCAGACCCTTCTTCACCTCCAAACGCAGCCTTAATTTGTCCGAACCCCTTAACTTCGCAATCCCCAGGGCCTCTTTGAAACAATCCATCGAAGATGGTTCGACGGAGCAGTTTTTGCAGAATAACTCCATTGCTGACTTCATGAGGTTCAAGAGGGGTGTTGATGGAGGCTGCGCGGAGTTGCAGACTGCTGTGGTCAGGTACAGGAAGAGGTTTCCCTGGTCTCTTTTGCGGCCTTTTCTTCAG GTCGATTTGGTTTCGACGATTCACATTGCAGATAAAGA GTACTTTGCAACCCTACAGAAAGAACTTGAGCCTTATGATTGTATTCTCTATGAAATGGTGGCTAGCAGAGAAATTTTAGAGAATAGAAGGAACCTTACTCCTGAAAGAAGAGACAAAGGATCACGTTCGCGAGGTTTTAACATCTTGGGATGCATCCAGCGACAGATGGCTCGAGTTCTTATGCTTGATTTTCAATTGGATTGTCTTGATTACCAAGCTGAGAATTGGTACCATGCAGATCTTGATTATGAAACCTTTAAATTACTTCAG cttgaaaaaggtgaaaacttTTTCACTTTTGCAAGAGACATGACCCTTAAATCAACAAAAGCTTTGGTGCAGCCTGCTTCAATTCCAGGAGACCTTGATCCTTGGCGATCCAAGCTTCTATGGGCTTCACGTGTGCTTCCTATGCCACTTGTGGGCCTTCTCATCATTGGAAGTGTTTGTGATGTGGGGAACCAGGCATCAGAATTTCCTGAACTGGAAGCCTTGTCTAGGCTTGACTTTGGGGCTGCAATGAAGGTCTTCCTGGCAAAGCGACTGACATCTGA CCGCTGTAGCAAAAGGCACACCCCACACCCTTGCGTGGCTAAGCCAGCCATCCAGCCATCTGATCTCCCGAAGCAGACCTctacctctctccctctcctgcAGCTCCCCCTCCCCTTCACCTGTGTTCTAAAGTCTAAAGAACACCCACAAACAAAGCAAGGCAACCCAAATCAGCAACAGATCGAAAGCACCCAGAACACAGAGTTCTGA
- the LOC122308285 gene encoding uncharacterized protein LOC122308285 isoform X1, with translation MVASSLSILSSTSSFPSHSSAHPSSASTSTRLRPFFTSKRSLNLSEPLNFAIPRASLKQSIEDGSTEQFLQNNSIADFMRFKRGVDGGCAELQTAVVRYRKRFPWSLLRPFLQVDLVSTIHIADKEYFATLQKELEPYDCILYEMVASREILENRRNLTPERRDKGSRSRGFNILGCIQRQMARVLMLDFQLDCLDYQAENWYHADLDYETFKLLQLEKGENFFTFARDMTLKSTKALVQPASIPGDLDPWRSKLLWASRVLPMPLVGLLIIGSVCDVGNQASEFPELEALSRLDFGAAMKVFLAKRLTSEFTQVTTDVEESSVIIGERNRAAVEALGRAIDEGHNRIAILYGGGHMPDLGRRLREEFDLFPSRVQWITAWSISNQSLHSDSLPFLKTLAQVSGWPLNRYQTLALLIFSSVLALDLWFWELFFGTTVSWISEVLSEALQYVDNAQVM, from the exons ATGGTCGCAAGCTCTTTGTCAATCCTCTCTTCCACATCTTCATTTCCATCTCATTCCAGCGCGCATCCATCTTCCGCTTCCACTTCCACTAGGCTCAGACCCTTCTTCACCTCCAAACGCAGCCTTAATTTGTCCGAACCCCTTAACTTCGCAATCCCCAGGGCCTCTTTGAAACAATCCATCGAAGATGGTTCGACGGAGCAGTTTTTGCAGAATAACTCCATTGCTGACTTCATGAGGTTCAAGAGGGGTGTTGATGGAGGCTGCGCGGAGTTGCAGACTGCTGTGGTCAGGTACAGGAAGAGGTTTCCCTGGTCTCTTTTGCGGCCTTTTCTTCAG GTCGATTTGGTTTCGACGATTCACATTGCAGATAAAGA GTACTTTGCAACCCTACAGAAAGAACTTGAGCCTTATGATTGTATTCTCTATGAAATGGTGGCTAGCAGAGAAATTTTAGAGAATAGAAGGAACCTTACTCCTGAAAGAAGAGACAAAGGATCACGTTCGCGAGGTTTTAACATCTTGGGATGCATCCAGCGACAGATGGCTCGAGTTCTTATGCTTGATTTTCAATTGGATTGTCTTGATTACCAAGCTGAGAATTGGTACCATGCAGATCTTGATTATGAAACCTTTAAATTACTTCAG cttgaaaaaggtgaaaacttTTTCACTTTTGCAAGAGACATGACCCTTAAATCAACAAAAGCTTTGGTGCAGCCTGCTTCAATTCCAGGAGACCTTGATCCTTGGCGATCCAAGCTTCTATGGGCTTCACGTGTGCTTCCTATGCCACTTGTGGGCCTTCTCATCATTGGAAGTGTTTGTGATGTGGGGAACCAGGCATCAGAATTTCCTGAACTGGAAGCCTTGTCTAGGCTTGACTTTGGGGCTGCAATGAAGGTCTTCCTGGCAAAGCGACTGACATCTGA gtttacACAGGTGACGACAGATGTAGAGGAGAGTTCTGTCATCATTGGTGAAAGGAATAGAGCTGCGGTAGAGGCTCTTGGAAGAGCCATTGATGAGGGCCATAATAGAATTGCTATACTATATGGCGGTGGCCACATGCCTGACTTGGGGAGAAGGTTAAGAGAAGAGTTTGATCTATTCCCTTCACGTGTGCAGTGGATAACAGCATGGTCTATAAGCAACCAGAGTCTACATAGTGATTCGCTTCCATTTCTAAAGACACTTGCTCAAGTCTCAGGTTGGCCTTTGAACCGCTACCAGACTTTGGCGCTGCTCATCTTTTCCTCAGTGCTGGCATTGGATCTTTGGTTTTGGGAGCTCTTTTTTGGAACTACAGTGAGCTGGATATCAGAAGTTCTTTCTGAGGCTTTGCAGTATGTTGATAATGCGCAGGTGATGTGA
- the LOC122308285 gene encoding uncharacterized protein LOC122308285 isoform X3 has protein sequence MVASSLSILSSTSSFPSHSSAHPSSASTSTRLRPFFTSKRSLNLSEPLNFAIPRASLKQSIEDGSTEQFLQNNSIADFMRFKRGVDGGCAELQTAVVRYRKRFPWSLLRPFLQVDLVSTIHIADKEYFATLQKELEPYDCILYEMVASREILENRRNLTPERRDKGSRSRGFNILGCIQRQMARVLMLDFQLDCLDYQAENWYHADLDYETFKLLQLEKGENFFTFARDMTLKSTKALVQPASIPGDLDPWRSKLLWASRVLPMPLVGLLIIGSVCDVGNQASEFPELEALSRLDFGAAMKVFLAKRLTSEKSSHQPL, from the exons ATGGTCGCAAGCTCTTTGTCAATCCTCTCTTCCACATCTTCATTTCCATCTCATTCCAGCGCGCATCCATCTTCCGCTTCCACTTCCACTAGGCTCAGACCCTTCTTCACCTCCAAACGCAGCCTTAATTTGTCCGAACCCCTTAACTTCGCAATCCCCAGGGCCTCTTTGAAACAATCCATCGAAGATGGTTCGACGGAGCAGTTTTTGCAGAATAACTCCATTGCTGACTTCATGAGGTTCAAGAGGGGTGTTGATGGAGGCTGCGCGGAGTTGCAGACTGCTGTGGTCAGGTACAGGAAGAGGTTTCCCTGGTCTCTTTTGCGGCCTTTTCTTCAG GTCGATTTGGTTTCGACGATTCACATTGCAGATAAAGA GTACTTTGCAACCCTACAGAAAGAACTTGAGCCTTATGATTGTATTCTCTATGAAATGGTGGCTAGCAGAGAAATTTTAGAGAATAGAAGGAACCTTACTCCTGAAAGAAGAGACAAAGGATCACGTTCGCGAGGTTTTAACATCTTGGGATGCATCCAGCGACAGATGGCTCGAGTTCTTATGCTTGATTTTCAATTGGATTGTCTTGATTACCAAGCTGAGAATTGGTACCATGCAGATCTTGATTATGAAACCTTTAAATTACTTCAG cttgaaaaaggtgaaaacttTTTCACTTTTGCAAGAGACATGACCCTTAAATCAACAAAAGCTTTGGTGCAGCCTGCTTCAATTCCAGGAGACCTTGATCCTTGGCGATCCAAGCTTCTATGGGCTTCACGTGTGCTTCCTATGCCACTTGTGGGCCTTCTCATCATTGGAAGTGTTTGTGATGTGGGGAACCAGGCATCAGAATTTCCTGAACTGGAAGCCTTGTCTAGGCTTGACTTTGGGGCTGCAATGAAGGTCTTCCTGGCAAAGCGACTGACATCTGA AAAATCTTCTCATCAGCCGCTGTAG